The genomic interval CAATGCCTCTTTGCAAACATGTGATCCCACGAATCCATTGCCACCCAGTACAAGTATCTGTTACGAAAATCATACAATTTATAAGAAAACAAAAAAGGGAAAGGGAAAAGTAGCCAAAAGTTCATAATCTTCATCACGGAACCCATCAACACCTTTGCTATTGATCTAGACGTTTCTCTTCCTGCTTCCTCCGCTTTAAGAGGCTCAGTCTCCGATGATCTTCCGTATCTGGACAGACCAACACGACAGTTTCACGCTAATGAAAAAACATGTTGCACAAACAAATTGATCTGACGCAGCCCGCACAAAAACAACCTACTAAATATTATCCATcattacttctttttttttttttggttttttgtaATTACACATTCATGAAGTCATCTCCGTCAACAATTTCTCCGAATTCCCGCTCCAAAAAACGATTAGGAGCCATAAAACGTTACTATTGGTCAAGATACCAATCGCAAAACCAAGATTAATCTTTTACCGCGACCTAGAGATATAGGAATCGCAAATCGACAGGAAATTTGGGAAGGGGAGAGAAGGAAGGGATACCGCGACGCGACGGAGGTCATCCTTGATCCTTGGAGCCCTAGATCTGGTCGTCTCCTTCCGAGGGTGTACGCTCGAGTGGGAGACGGGGACGACGGAGGCCCGCGTTTTAAAACTTCTCGATCTGCTACGTTTTCTTCTAGAAGCGAGGCGGTTGAGGAGTTGCTCCTCAAATCGTTGACTCGCGGTAAGCGCGTCAGCTAAGACAGGAAGTACGTTACACATCGCCTTTTTTCTCAATCTGGAGGCACGGGACCGTTTCCAGATTTTTCAAAATGGGACATGTGAGTTGCGGTTTGATAATTTACTTCTTCCAAATCAAAATCCGCAGTCCGCACCGCCAGGAATGAACAGATCAAGGGAAAATGTTATTCTTGAAATGAATTGGGCTAAAACGCAGAGATGCACATACTAATGGCTTACATATCACAACTGTGTGGACGATCAAATTGTCTTTTCAACACTGATAAATtactacaacaacaataacaacgcGTAAGGAATAAGTACACAGTAGATCGATAGAGAGCCGGAGCTTGTTTTGATGGAGCACGAGTGAAAACGCTGGCTAGTTTTGTTTGCCCAAGCGAATGATGTTATACACGTCGACTATGCCCGGAGGAAATGTTGGATCAGTTGCGCCCCTCACTACCACCTTTGCGACTTTGGCAACATTAACCGGAGGTGTGAAGAAAGGGCCTATGAGGGGGATCTTGCGAAGGAACGGTGTGTGCTGGAAAGCCTGCAGAGGGCGCAATCATTTACTTCATGTCGTGAAATCTTGTTTCTTTGCAGAATGGATAGAATACGTGATAGATTGTACCATCTCAAAAGGCGTCCACAATCGCCCGAACGGTATCTTCAAAGGTCCGATGGGGCGCGTTCCATATATGTAACCTGGCCTGAGAATTACTCCTGCAAAAGCATTTTCAAGAGTAGCAAGCAGAGAATCATGTGCTTTCAATTCAAGATGCAACCATTCACATTCGGAAGAACTATATTCTAGTTCATTGCACAAGAACCAAAATTTAATTAGCACATGGAACACAAGTAGGAAGACTGACCTGCATCAGCAAATCTTTTCTTGATTTCTGCTTCAGTAGCTCTCTACATCACGAAGAAAGCATGATGATGTAGAAGATGGCATAATAACATTAATAACCAGCTAACGAGAATTGTAACAATCATGAGATCAGTGTTCAATTTATTTTCCCAATGAATTCCTCTTTTTTGGCAAGTGGTTTTGTTAGTGTTTCCATAATGTTTGTGTGTAGAGGGGATGAAAGCAACAATACACTATCTTTTTTCACTTTTTCTTCCGTAATGAGCTTGCATTGCCATGTTAGAACACCTGGATATAGAAGTTCAAATACAAGCATTATCTTTTCTCGTTTaatattaaattgaaattaagcagTTATTATATAGGTGGCCCAATTTTTGGTGCTTGCAATCGAGGGCTTATTTTAAAATAAGCTATGTCCTGCTAAATGATCGTTGGTCCATGGCACAACAAAAAATTTTGTTACTAAGAGTTCAACTTAGTAAGACCTTAGTAAGACAGAACTAAAAGAAAAGATGAATTCAGAAACTGCACCTGTCCATCGTAATAACCTTGTATACAATAGTCAATTACACCAAAAGAAGCAGCTGATATGTATACAAATCTTTTTACACctgcaaaaagaaagaagcagTTAGTTTCGATGAGTAGTCTCAAACATCAGCATTCAGAATTCAGAATAGCATTTGGCAGAAAATGAAACCAAGAGTGCAAGTACTATTGGAATCCTTTCAGTCTAGTCAAACTGTTaactaaattaggttttgtaaAAACTTCCAAGAAATGCACGATCCATATTTTGTAGTATGTCATGTAAAACATATAAATGATCACATCTCAACACAGAACTGAAGAGGAAAAGCAAGAAACAAGAAGCAGATGGCAAGTTGATCTGCCAGCATTcactgaattttttttatttgctcaACTATTTATACTGCTCTTTTGCATGTCAATTCTCAATACAGGTTTAAGTGCACACAAGTGATTTTGATTTTTTGTTCTTCCACGCATCTTTTCAAATCAAGAAGGCAATACTATAATGTTCTCGATTACGGAAGAAAAGTCTAAGAAAATAGAAGAAAACCATTTTCTGCAGCAGCTTGCACAGCATTGACGTTTGCAGTCCCATTGAGCGTGCGCATGTAGGAAGGGGATCCAAAGCCTCCAACACAAGATATCTGTAACATTTATCTTTGAGTTACATGAGTTCATCAACTAATAGCATAACAACAAACATTTTACAGCTCCAAAAATTTCCATATTCTTTATGTAGCAAATTACCATTTCTCAAAGAAACTATTCAACTCGCTACTTGTACAACACAAATAAATGGACACCATCCAACATCAATTCTAAGTCCACCAATTTCATCAACATTAGCTGACATCTAACAACACATGAACAAGGTCTTAGAATTAACAGCAACCTAACTAGCAAGTCGCCTGACATATTACTGTCATTAACATTTGGCTTATAGACTAAACCAAAGCTAGCTTCAAGAACATAATTTGCCAAAATACTGAACCACACAACTGAATCTGTAATAAATATGTTCACTTGTCAGAACATATATTACTCAAGTAATGCAGATGAATGTCCATCCTGAACACCTAAACCTGGATATTCCTGACATACATCCTTATGAAACGTATGAGAATGTCAAGCAACCACAGGCATAAACCTCAAGATTCCACTATACCCAACTAGTTTTAATGGGTACCAACTTCTTTTGTTGGAAAATGTATCTCATGCGTGTTTGCAGTTTGAAGAATAAAGCCATGCAAGCATACCACAGAAGTTGCATCCCTCATAGCATCCTTCAAAGATTCAGGTTCAAGAAGATTCCCTGTCAAATGAAAGCAATTGTCTGATTTTGGAATTGGATATATTTTGAGTTGGAAAAGATTAGTCTCACAATTCCCCACCTTTGTACCACTCCACTTCATCAGCCCAAAGTTCTTTTATTGATGGCCTCCCAGACCTAAGCAACATATCAAATGTAAAACactaaacatattttttttatgctCTTAGATAAGTCTGTAGCAACATGCAACTAGCATGTGGAAGATTAAAATAGAATGTATCTTTAAGTCAAGGCACAACAATACGCATGTGGGTTAAAAGATGTTTTAGAATAACACACGcaagaagaataaaagaaaagacacgtacaagaagaaagacaTGTAAAGCTTGATTTGATTGATAAAGTTTCAATATGTGAAAGTTTTGACAAGATTTTTTTAAGGCCTTGGATAGTATTGAGGAGTACCTATGGGATTCACTTGGCTAACAGTAAATTAGATAGTTCTTATTTCAATTTGGAACAATAGTTCTTATTTCAATTAGGGAACAGTTCTTAATACATGAAACTGATTGCATTTGTTTGATCGTGGATATGAAGTACCTACTTTCATTATTGATAAATAACCAAGTGACTTGACTCATTAATATGAAACACCTACTCTTGTTATAGATAAAGTTGCAGTTATAGAAATAGAAGAAGTGGGTGTGCTAACTATAGACAAATGCCCACAATGATAATGCTACCAAAAGAgtgtgggaaaaaaataaaacaccTGCTGAGACTAGCTACAGAAAATCCTCGTGCCAAAGCTTCTTTGCAAACATGTGAGCCGACAAATCCATTGCCACCTAATACAAGTATCTGATATGAGAAGCATAAGATTAGAATATGAAAGAAAAACTAGCAAACAACTTCTAAACATGAGTGACTAAAATGTCCAGCATGCAATCTAAAGTCACCTTGATTGATGATGGTGGTGAATTTGACTCAATTGACCCATACCTGAACAAATTGGCATAGATTTTGGTTAATCattaaaaataaggaaaatgttAGATAAATTACTGGTCTCCTAAAGTCCAATTATAAACCAAAGCTTACATGTGGAAATTAACAAGTTTAGATAAACTTGAATAGATAGCTAAATATGACTACAGTAAAAGTTTGGAATcatccacttcttcaattaatgatgcggtgatgatgaagaGCCCCACCCCGCTGCctcggtggaggtcaaagttaaggtggttAACGCGTAAAAGGCATCGACCGATCGGGCGAAACATGCCCCGACCGGGGAGAAGGCCCCGACCTGTCGTCGACTTCGACACGGGGAGCATTCAAATAACTGACGCTCAAGGGAGAACGACGCGCAGAAGCCGAGCCgaacggctaccccgctcggccagacaGCGAGGCCTGGCATCGACAGAGTTCAACTTCGGTCGAGCGGCTACCCAACTCGGCCTGACAACAGAATCGACATCAGCCGAGCACGCGGACAGTGGACTTCTGGccaagcggctatcccgctcaacCCAGCAACAGAGAATACGGCAGTGGACTTCCGGCCgggcggctatcccgctcgacccGACAACGGACAGCACGTGGACAGTAGAATTCCGGTCGAGCGGCTACTCCGCTCGACCAAGCAATAGACACTGCAGActatctttcgacatccttttgggagctagtgccgctAACAAGCGGCATGGTCaaacagaggatcgtacgacggaagcttccactgtcacttcatagatatgctcggcatgttaaggtactgtgtcaggagCACTTTGGGAAGTGTGCACGTGCGGTaccgaagctctatataaaggggggtccaagtatcggcggaggtatgcgatattttaCTGTTGCACgatagtcttcttgttgctccgcttattgcttcttcttcttctccgtcgGAGGGCTatcaccggggaccccttccctggctcgacactgatgtCAGCTGTGTTGCAGGTTAGAGTGGAGTCCACAGGAGGTCggcgggagcgccacatccccagcatccatctcatcgactttctcGGACATGATCAGGCACAATCATTGCATATCATTCATTCTTCTCCACAAGATGTTAAATAGAACAAAATTAAGTTGGTACATCCAACTCTGATCATGATATAGCATAAACCACCAGATCCCAAAATCAATAGTGAACGTCTTATTATCTATTTGCTAAAAAGAGCAAAATCTACCAACAATTGCTTGGTTTAGTAGTAAACAAGCTAGATAGGAGGAATTTTCGCTAAAGGTAAGGGATTTGAATCCATATAATGGCATATTAGGAGGGGTTTAGCCTTATCACTCCTGTCATCCAATGTGGTGTGTGTCCATCTAAAAAATAAGCAAGATCTCCAGTCAATTCACATTCACAATCCAATATTTCTTGCATTCTCACACAAAAGTTGTTCAATTTAGCAAACAAATTGTTTCAAGCATCTTATAACCATGGCACATGGTGTAActgaccaaatcatcaagactAAGGACAAAACTCAATGACAATATCCTACTTCATAAAACAAGTGAGATTTCTAGAAAAACATGTTCCAGGCAGAGTTTTGTCCGCTCTTCCCCTCACAATACTATGGTATCGTGTAAACAACCGGATCCTCATGAATAACTACCTACCTTAGTTTTTATTATCCCGTTTGTTTAAGAAAGAGCGGGATCTCTATTCAAATCGCACTCATGCTCCATAATCCCTCGACTTCTTACGTCCCTTCCAGTTCCCACTCCGAGTAAACAATTAAAACCGACTAAGGCGTTGAATTAGGCAAAAATTAAGTTATCAATGACCACAATACGGTTTAAACTACAGATCCTCCAGACTAAAAACCAAGCTCAAAATTTGCATCCAGACTCAATACTCATCTTTACAGTGACGACGCAAAGCTAAGGCACCACAAACTGATTGCACGAGCTCAATATACACTAGAAGATAGTCAACAACATACTCACTAAGATAAACGCAGGCCCGCCCTATTCTTCCtttccaaaaaagaaaaaaaaaacagtcaAACAACAGAACTGGTTTGCAAAGAAAGAGATGCTTACATGGAGCTCATTGCTGCAGTCCGAAATGGAGCTCCGGAGGAGATGGAGAAGGAGGCGGCAGCGAAGGGATCGAGTGCAAGGAGGGCGAACGAGGAATCCTCTTTAGCGAGATATGACGAAGCACCGCCGGAATTAAGCCGATGCTAAGGCTTCTAGAAGCTGTGCGCTGTGCTATTAAACCGGACCGGTCCTATCCGGCCTGGTTTGTCCTAGAAGTCAGGAAGCAATCGGCTTATTTCCCAAATTCAATTTAACCATTCtatcattttaaatttaaacgTTAATTACTAAATGTAtttacaaaattttcttttttaaaaaaaaaatattgttcggtgaaattttgttaaaaaattaaatgtAAAATTTGTCAAGAATTTAATAATTGCaaattcttatttttattatgtaccacgaaaatatatattaaaaatctaATTGATTAATTATTGGAAAATAGAATTGATGGAATCGAATAACACAGCAAATTCGGGTGAAAATAATTCTTTGGTCCGTCGGGATTCAACTATTATTTAATTCTACAAAATTATTACGTAAAATCAACTCGGCTACCTGAGGATCTGATAATATAACAAATGCACCTCCCAATTATGTACCTCTACCTCATCCGATCATTGATGCGGGCCCAAGTTGTTGAagcaaaatttaaaagttttcttGCCTTAGGATTACAGTACGATAGTAAATTTATTTTTAGCTCCAAATTAAGATAGGGGTAATTGCTCCGGTGGTAAAGAAGGGAAGGAGGGATCTCAGTCGTACAGTGGAAACGACATGCGGaaatcaaagtcaagatggtcagcccAAGGGTTATACCGAGCGGGGGTGTCACCTCGCCGATCGGCCGTGATAGCGCCCAGGCCGACGCAAAGACAGCCCGATTGCACGTCGGGCTTCCGATGCTCAGGGGTTCTCGTGTAAAAGAATCGACAAGCCGAGCGGcatgtccgctcggccaagctacCAAACAACTAAGGGCGTATGTCCGTCCGAGCATAcaaccgagcggctctcccgctaaGTCTAGTAACGGGCAAGAGGAGGACAAAAGGAACAACTGGCGATATCCTTCTCCAGACAAGCGCCGCCGACCAACGGCATGATCGGCGGACAGatcggacagagaatcgtacggtggaagctttcactgtcatacc from Zingiber officinale cultivar Zhangliang chromosome 6B, Zo_v1.1, whole genome shotgun sequence carries:
- the LOC121993113 gene encoding uncharacterized protein At1g32220, chloroplastic-like, coding for MSSMYGSIESNSPPSSIKILVLGGNGFVGSHVCKEALARGFSVASLSRSGRPSIKELWADEVEWYKGNLLEPESLKDAMRDATSVISCVGGFGSPSYMRTLNGTANVNAVQAAAENGVKRFVYISAASFGVIDYCIQGYYDGQRATEAEIKKRFADAGVILRPGYIYGTRPIGPLKIPFGRLWTPFEMAFQHTPFLRKIPLIGPFFTPPVNVAKVAKVVVRGATDPTFPPGIVDVYNIIRLGKQN